In Fluviicola taffensis DSM 16823, the following are encoded in one genomic region:
- a CDS encoding T9SS type A sorting domain-containing protein, translating to MKKLLLSATLLVASMSANAQANLGFETWATGSPASWTWYNGAPVNILANPALGGTCQANGVAATPCIQGTTGAPQGTSYVKLTSVTRAGSTNPQFDAVYGGTIVQTIATTAKPTSVSFKYTYARQNMDSAVVFIQGTKWNGSSRTVVGQGVKVINANAANWTTVTNSPIQWIGTPDTIQITISSSKGDVLTNSLAPQDNSILEVDDLSFVAFVSTASLEESEVSNVFVYPNPATTVLNIDSKEEVATISVMTTDGKIVATSSSAKNINVELLNAGMYIYQVTSVSGKVNTGNFVKN from the coding sequence ATGAAAAAACTTTTACTTTCTGCAACATTATTAGTTGCTTCAATGAGTGCTAATGCACAAGCTAACTTAGGATTTGAAACTTGGGCAACAGGTTCTCCAGCTTCTTGGACTTGGTACAACGGCGCTCCAGTAAATATACTTGCAAATCCCGCTCTTGGAGGAACTTGTCAAGCTAATGGAGTTGCAGCAACACCTTGTATTCAAGGAACAACTGGTGCTCCACAAGGAACTTCTTATGTGAAATTGACTTCTGTTACCAGAGCTGGTTCTACGAATCCTCAATTTGATGCTGTTTATGGTGGGACAATTGTTCAAACAATTGCTACTACTGCAAAACCAACTTCTGTATCTTTCAAATACACGTATGCACGTCAAAATATGGACAGTGCAGTCGTATTTATTCAAGGTACAAAATGGAATGGTTCATCTAGAACTGTTGTTGGACAAGGAGTAAAAGTTATTAATGCAAATGCTGCAAACTGGACTACTGTAACAAATTCTCCAATTCAATGGATTGGTACTCCAGATACTATTCAAATTACAATTAGTTCTTCTAAAGGTGATGTATTAACAAATTCATTGGCTCCACAAGATAACTCTATTTTAGAAGTAGATGATCTTTCTTTCGTTGCTTTCGTTAGTACAGCTAGCTTAGAGGAATCTGAAGTTTCAAATGTATTTGTATATCCAAACCCTGCAACAACTGTATTGAATATCGATTCTAAAGAAGAGGTTGCAACTATTAGCGTTATGACTACTGATGGTAAAATTGTAGCTACTTCAAGTTCTGCAAAAAACATCAATGTTGAGCTTTTAAATGCTGGAATGTACATTTACCAAGTAACTAGCGTTTCTGGTAAAGTAAACACTGGAAACTTCGTTAAAAACTAA
- a CDS encoding adenylate/guanylate cyclase domain-containing protein, producing the protein MERLINILIIDEKESDQLALKEILGGGGNILLFCDSIADAHVILNRREVGIILINVDSPNFSSMEDFKELLQKYATHTHYSIIITENTRTGSKLLKGFNSGAVDFITKPFNPLLIQAKLDVYKTLYYKDQRIAQLLGNILPGNVLDDLNQFGKFSPKRVDKGVVLFTDFVDFSMKSKTIKPIKLVKRLEYYFTAFDEIVERYQLEKIKTIGDAYMAIAGVNEDNAQPILRACMAALEMRNFIRNEKELAKAMKKDYWEIRIGLHAGPLVAGIIGSKRYSFDVWGDTVNIAARAQQFSGIDQITITQAIQDECVNYFETKNLGNVPIKKRGGTMETFELESLKSEYSLYANGKVPSVDLRILCQIATVDFEHMRSDVLNKLKSMLPDEVIYHDLGHTLNVEKAAIRLGKLEGLHEDEMLLLRTAALFHDTGFIFTYHQNELHGVRLMEQMLPKYGFTADQIQQIREMILATALDIKPVGLLQEILCDADHDYLGRADYYVVFSKLRDEMIAYGEDLSEEGWIQMQIQFLENTHQFYTITALNIRQKGKMNRLAELKVALGELQNQQV; encoded by the coding sequence GTGGAGCGCCTAATTAATATTCTCATCATTGATGAAAAAGAGTCTGATCAACTGGCACTGAAGGAAATCCTTGGTGGCGGTGGAAATATCTTATTGTTTTGTGATTCGATCGCAGATGCACATGTTATTTTGAATAGACGTGAAGTGGGAATTATTTTAATCAACGTAGATAGCCCTAATTTTTCTTCGATGGAAGATTTTAAGGAGTTACTTCAAAAATATGCGACTCATACCCATTATTCAATTATTATCACCGAAAATACGCGAACGGGATCTAAATTATTGAAAGGATTTAATTCAGGAGCGGTTGATTTTATTACTAAACCATTCAATCCTTTATTGATTCAGGCGAAATTGGATGTTTACAAGACTCTTTATTATAAAGACCAACGAATTGCTCAGCTATTGGGGAATATTCTTCCAGGAAATGTGCTGGATGATTTAAATCAATTTGGTAAGTTTTCTCCTAAAAGAGTAGATAAAGGAGTTGTTTTGTTTACGGATTTTGTGGATTTCTCGATGAAATCAAAAACGATTAAACCAATCAAACTAGTTAAGCGTTTGGAGTATTATTTTACGGCTTTTGACGAAATAGTAGAAAGATACCAACTGGAAAAAATCAAAACAATCGGAGATGCCTACATGGCAATCGCGGGGGTGAATGAAGACAATGCCCAACCAATATTGAGGGCTTGCATGGCTGCACTGGAAATGCGCAATTTTATTCGAAATGAGAAAGAATTGGCTAAAGCCATGAAAAAAGATTATTGGGAAATTCGAATTGGTTTGCATGCAGGACCTTTAGTTGCTGGGATAATTGGATCCAAACGTTATTCTTTTGATGTTTGGGGGGATACGGTGAATATTGCGGCGAGAGCTCAACAATTTAGCGGAATCGATCAAATTACGATTACTCAAGCGATTCAAGATGAATGCGTAAATTATTTTGAAACCAAGAATTTGGGTAATGTTCCTATTAAGAAACGAGGAGGAACGATGGAAACTTTCGAATTGGAATCCTTGAAATCTGAATATAGTTTATACGCAAATGGAAAAGTTCCCTCCGTTGATTTGAGAATTTTATGTCAAATTGCTACTGTGGATTTTGAACACATGCGAAGTGATGTTTTGAATAAACTCAAATCCATGTTGCCTGATGAAGTCATTTACCATGATTTAGGGCATACACTAAACGTGGAGAAAGCAGCAATCCGATTAGGAAAGTTGGAGGGACTACATGAAGATGAAATGCTTTTATTAAGAACTGCTGCTCTGTTTCATGATACGGGTTTTATTTTTACATATCACCAAAATGAATTACACGGAGTTCGATTAATGGAGCAAATGCTTCCAAAATATGGTTTTACTGCAGATCAGATTCAGCAAATTCGAGAAATGATTTTAGCAACGGCCTTGGATATTAAACCCGTTGGATTATTGCAAGAAATTTTGTGTGATGCAGACCACGATTATTTAGGAAGAGCTGACTATTACGTTGTTTTCTCAAAGCTTCGCGATGAGATGATTGCCTATGGCGAAGATTTATCGGAAGAAGGTTGGATCCAAATGCAGATTCAATTTTTAGAGAATACACATCAGTTTTATACAATTACTGCGTTGAATATTCGACAAAAAGGAAAAATGAATCGATTGGCTGAACTAAAAGTAGCGTTGGGTGAATTGCAAAATCAGCAAGTTTGA
- a CDS encoding RNA polymerase sigma factor produces MRMIKKEYDQMTDEQLVIAMAGGDQRAFDKLYGRYSSALLSYFMRMLWRDREKSEDFVHDFFTKVIHRPELFDTNRSFKTWMYSVANNMCKNEYKKQEIRKNTSNGLDSSYAVTDVNKNTENQVHHALFKEAYNYQVTQLEDKHREVFEMRHFDGLSIKEIADALEISEGTIKSRLFYATKYLAQGLKEYQPEHIK; encoded by the coding sequence ATGCGAATGATTAAAAAGGAATACGACCAAATGACCGATGAGCAGTTGGTTATTGCAATGGCAGGAGGCGATCAACGAGCTTTTGACAAGCTTTATGGGCGTTATTCATCTGCCCTACTTTCGTATTTCATGCGGATGCTTTGGCGAGATCGTGAAAAATCAGAAGATTTTGTCCATGATTTCTTCACGAAAGTCATTCATCGTCCGGAACTTTTCGATACCAATAGATCGTTCAAAACTTGGATGTATTCGGTGGCCAACAATATGTGTAAAAACGAATACAAAAAGCAAGAAATTCGTAAAAATACTAGTAATGGATTGGATAGCAGCTATGCCGTTACAGATGTCAATAAAAATACAGAAAATCAAGTGCATCATGCACTTTTCAAAGAAGCATATAATTATCAAGTCACTCAATTAGAGGACAAACACCGAGAAGTATTTGAAATGAGGCACTTCGATGGTTTATCGATCAAAGAAATTGCCGATGCACTGGAAATTAGCGAAGGAACTATCAAATCCAGACTATTTTATGCAACCAAATATTTAGCTCAAGGATTAAAAGAATACCAACCAGAACATATAAAATGA